The window CGATGCCTGCGATTCCGGGGTCAACATTTTTTGCAAGTTCCGTGATCCAGGCCGCCTCTTCCTTATACTGGGAAGCATCAACCTCGCACTGGACAAAAACCATTTTGTCGATTTTTATATCCCCGCAGGCGGCGCGATATTCCTTAAGCGTAAAAGTGCGGTTAAGGAAGGGATTGTCTTTTAACCAGGGGTAATGGAGTTTATCAAGATCCCAGAGGTGGAGATGGGTGTCGATTATGCCGAAGTCGAGCATGGATTATTCTATCTCCAAGATACCTATTTTGTACAGCCTAATCCAATTTGCGGTTAAGCGAAAGCTCCCCAAAGCTCCGGCGTATCACTTCTTCGCTTTCATTATCAAGGGCGCTGGTGGCTTCATCGAAAATGAGGATAGGCGGATCTTTTAGGAATACCCTGGCTATGCTGATACGCTGCCTTTGGCCCCCTGAAAGAAGAACACCCCGTTGGCCTATGAAGGTATTATACCCATGAGGCAGGATACTGATAAAATCGTGGGCATTTGCCTTTTTGGCAGCGCTGATAACTTCTTCTTCCCTTGCGCCAGGTTTACCATACATAATGTTTTCCATCACTGTCCCTGCAAAAAGGTAGACCTCCTGCTGGACTACGCCAATATTGCGCCTTAAGGATTCGAGGGTATAATCCTTTGCATCCTTGCCATCAATGTAAATTATACCGCTCCTCACTTCATAATACCTGGGGATGAGGGAACAGAGGGTGGTCTTGCCCGTA is drawn from Leadbettera azotonutricia ZAS-9 and contains these coding sequences:
- a CDS encoding ABC transporter ATP-binding protein; the protein is MLYAGYLTVPILRIAQVVQQYQDGIAGFNRFMDILELSPEPSGGKITLHGSALKGDIRFEDVSFKYHNEGDTVLKNIFLNINAGEYAAVVGPSGTGKTTLCSLIPRYYEVRSGIIYIDGKDAKDYTLESLRRNIGVVQQEVYLFAGTVMENIMYGKPGAREEEVISAAKKANAHDFISILPHGYNTFIGQRGVLLSGGQRQRISIARVFLKDPPILIFDEATSALDNESEEVIRRSFGELSLNRKLD